The Neodiprion fabricii isolate iyNeoFabr1 chromosome 4, iyNeoFabr1.1, whole genome shotgun sequence genome window below encodes:
- the LOC124181451 gene encoding cullin-associated NEDD8-dissociated protein 1 has protein sequence MASVSYQIANLLEKMTSSDKDFRFMATNDLMTELQKDSIKLDDESERKVVKMLLRLLEDKNGEVQNLAVKCLGPLVNKVKEYQVETIVDALCANMLSDKEQLRDISSIGLKTVISELPLGSNALAANVCKRITGRLSSAIEKQEDVPVQLEALDILADLLSRFGALLLTFHPTILAALLPQLSSPRQAVRKRTIVALSHLVTSSNNHLYNKLLDHLLDGLTSQKVKNVIRTYIQCIASICRQAGHRFGEQIERVMPFIVQYSNEDDDELREYCLQAFESFVYRCPNEITPHINKIIEICLSYITYDPNYNYDDDLGEQSDGDWVVMETEEDGEEDGEDEYSDDDDMSWKVRRAAAKCLEAVVSTRRELLPELYKVVSPALITRFKEREENVKSDIFHAYIALLKQTKPTTGLALDPDSMEEEEGPLSLLQQQVPLIVKAVHRQMKEKSIKTRQDCFSLLKELVLVLPGALTNHIPALIPGIQYSLGDKNSSSNMKIDTLAFIHTLLVTHHAEVFHTHMAVLAPPIIAAVSDSFYKITAEALLVLQQLVQVIRPHGKPCNPEFAAISHELYLSTLIRLKTSDIDQEVKERAIACMGQIVAHLGDFLHHELPVCLPIFLDRLRNEITRLTTVKALTCVAASPLRVDLKPIIEEAIPILGSFLRKNQRALKLCSLSLLDTLVRNYSAAMHTDLLDKVTAELPPLLNEADLHIAQLTLTLLTSIAKLHPVALTRVSDNILPEILGLVKSPLLQGAALNSLLEFFQALVQARIPGLGYRELLSMLIALVSQPQTSVLHKQAYHSLAKCAAALTITWHQEAQGVVEQFLKDVQNPHSDSQHIFALLVIGEIGRHVDLSRISSLKHVILNSFSSHSEEVKSAASYTLGNIAIGNLPEYLPFILQEIEAQPKRQYLLLHSLKEIITSQSASPSGVSHLQNFVPSIWLLLYRHCECTEEGTRNVVAECLGKLTLIDPATLLPRLQESLKSLSALMRTTTVTAVKFTISDQPQQIDPMLKQCMGHFLVALEDPDLNVRRVALVAFNSAAHNKPSLIRDLLEMVLPQLYAETKIKKELIRQVEMGPFKHTVDDGLDLRKAAFECMYTLLDSCLDRLDVFEFLNHVENGLRDHYDIKMLTYLMTARLAQLCPTAVLQRLERLVEPLKSTCTMKVKANSVKQEYEKQDELKRSALRAVAALYTIPDAEKNPSLSEFVGQIKANAELQPLFEVIQKDCTGSTMSETNIMDQS, from the exons ATGGCTAGCGTTTCGTATCAAATAGCAAATTTGCTGGAAAAG aTGACATCCAGCGACAAGGATTTTAGATTTATGGCAACGAACGATCTAATGACTGAATTACAAAAAGATAGTATAAAACTTGATGATGAATCAGAACGAAAAGTTGTCAAAATGCTTCTCAGATTGTTGGAGGATAAAAATGGAGAAGTGCAAAATCTTGCCGTTAAATG TTTGGGTCCTTTGGTCAACAAAGTGAAGGAATATCAAGTGGAGACAATTGTCGACGCTCTCTGTGCCAATATGTTATCTGATAAAGAACAACTCAGGGATATATCGAGTATAGGTttaaaaaccgttatttcggAGCTGCCGTTAGGATCAAATGCACTCGCAGCTAATGTTTGCAAGAGGATCACAGGTCGCCTTAGTAGTGCTATTGAAAAG CAAGAAGATGTACCTGTACAACTCGAGGCTCTTGACATCCTTGCAGACTTGTTATCTCGATTCGGAGCTCTCCTGCTAACTTTTCATCCGACAATTTTAGCAGCTCTGTTACCACAGCTGTCTTCTCCACGACAGGCTGTAAGAAAGCGCACTATTGTAGCTCTCAGTCACCTCGTCACATCGAGCAACAATCATTTGTATAACAAACTTTTGGACCATCTTTTGGATGGACTCACGTCTCAAAAAGTTAAGAATGTTATTCGAACTTACATACAATGCATTGCCTCGATCTG CCGTCAAGCAGGCCACAGATTTGGAGAACAAATCGAAAGAGTGATGCCATTTATTGTACAGTACAGTAACGAGGATGACGATGAACTAAGAGAGTACTGTCTCCAAGCATTCGAATCTTTTGTATATCGCTGTCCAAACGAGATTACTCCACACATAAACAAG ATCATCGAGATTTGTTTGTCTTATATAACATACGATccaaattataattatgatgATGATCTGGGTGAACAATCGGATGGAGATTGGGTAGTTATGGAAACTGAGGAGGATGGTGAAGAAGACGGAGAAGATGAGTACTCAGATGATGATGATATGAGCTGGAAAGTACGCAGAGCGGCAGCAAAGTGTCTTGAGGCTGTTGTTTCGACCAGGCGTGAATTGCTCCCTGAATTATACAAAGTTGTTTCCCCAGCACTTATCACCAGATTCAAGG AGCGAGAAGAAAATGTCAAGTCTGACATCTTTCATGCGTACATTGCATTATTGAAGCAAACAAAGCCAACAACGGGTTTAGCACTTGATCCTGATTCTatggaagaggaagaagggCCGCTTTCACTGCTTCAACAGCAGGTGCCACTGATAGTTAAAGCGGTTCACCGACAGATGAAAGAGAAAAGCATTAAAACTCGACAAGATTGTTTTTCCTTACTCAAAGAACTTGTACTGGTCTTGCCTGGCGCTCTGACGAATCATATCCCTGCACTTATTCCTGGTATACAATACTCTCTTggcgataaaaattcttcgtcaAACATGAAAATTGACACTTTAGCATTTATTCATACTCTGCTGGTAACTCACCACGCTGAAGTTTTTCATACTCACATGGCAGTTTTGGCACCACCTATAATAGCAGCTGTAAGCGACTCTTTCTACAAAATTACAGCTGAAGCTTTGCTGGTATTGCAGCAATTGGTGCAGGTCATCAGGCCCCATG GTAAGCCATGCAATCCTGAGTTTGCAGCAATTTCTCATGAGTTATATCTCTCTACACTGATTCGACTTAAAACATCAGATATAGACCAAGAAGTGAAAGAGCGCGCCATAGCATGTATGGGGCAAATTGTAGCACACCTCGGCGATTTTCTTCATCATGAATTGCCTGTGTGCTTGCCCATTTTTCTCGATAGACTGCGCAATGAGATTACACGTCTTACAACAGTCAAAGCACTAACTTGTGTTGCTGCATCACCACTGAGAGTAGACCTGAAACCAATTATT GAGGAAGCAATCCCAATTCTTGGTTCATTCTTGAGGAAAAACCAGCGAGCGCTAAAGTTGTGCTCCTTATCTCTTCTGGATACCTTAGTACGTAATTATAGCGCCGCCATGCATACGGACCTCCTGGACAAG GTTACAGCTGAATTGCCTCCCTTGCTAAACGAAGCTGATCTGCACATAGCGCAATTGACACTTACTCTCCTGACTTCCATTGCTAAGCTGCATCCTGTTGCTCTGACAAGGGTGTCAGATAATATACTTCCAGAAATACTTGGATTGGTTAAATCTCCGCTTCTCCAAG GTGCGGCGTTAAATTCCTTGTTGGAATTCTTCCAAGCTCTGGTTCAGGCACGTATCCCGGGTTTAGGCTACAGAGAACTTTTGTCAATGCTCATAGCGCTGGTTAGCCAACCTCAGACTTCAGTGCTGCACAAGCAAGCATATCATTCTCTGGCAAAGTGTGCCGCAGCCCTGACCATCACATGGCATCAGGAGGCTCAAGGAGttgttgaacaatttttaaaagatgTTCAAAATCCACACAGTGACTCGCAACACATCTTTGCATTGCTGGTCATTGGAGAAATAGGCAGACATGT AGACCTGAGCAGAATCAGTTCGCTCAAGCACGTGATACTGAATTCATTCTCATCGCATTCTGAAGAAGTCAAATCAGCTGCTAGTTACACATTAGGCAACATAGCTATCGGGAATCTTCCAGAATATCTTCCGTTTATCCTCCAAGAGATTGAGGCGCAACCCAAGCGTCAGTATCTCCTGTTGCACTCCTTGAAAGAG ATCATCACAAGTCAGTCTGCGAGCCCGTCTGGTGTATCTCACCTCCAAAATTTTGTGCCATCGATCTGGTTGCTGCTCTATAGGCATTGCGAGTGTACAGAGGAAGGAACTCGCAATGTGGTAGCCGAATGTCTTGGAAAACTCACTCTTATTGACCCTGCCACTTTGTTACCGAGATTACAGGAATCTTTGAAATCGTTATCAGCTTTAATGCGTACTACGACAGTCACTGCTGTTAAATTTACCATTTCGGATCAG CCTCAGCAGATCGACCCGATGCTGAAGCAATGCATGGGACATTTCTTGGTTGCGTTGGAAGATCCAGACTTGAATGTTCGAAGAGTAGCTCTCGTAGCTTTCAATTCTGCAGCTCACAACAAGCCTAGTCTGATTCGTGATCTTCTTGAAATGGTACTGCCCCAGCTTTATgctgaaacaaaaatcaaa AAAGAGTTGATAAGACAAGTTGAGATGGGGCCTTTCAAGCACACTGTAGATGACGGCTTAGATTTGCGGAAGGCAGCATTTGAATGCATGTACACACTGCTCGATTCGTGTCTAGATCGACTTGACGTCTTTGAATTCTTGAATCACGTTGAAAATGGTCTGAGAGATCACTATGACATCAAGATGCTGACGTATCTCATGACTGCACGGCTCGCTCAGCTGTGCCCCACTGCTGTCTTACAGA GGCTAGAAAGATTAGTTGAACCCTTGAAAAGTACCTGCACTATGAAGGTGAAAGCTAACTCTGTGAAGCAGGAGTACGAAAAACAGGACGAATTGAAGCGATCTGCATTGAGAGCAGTTGCTGCGCTGTACACAATACCCGATGCTG AAAAGAATCCCTCTCTGAGTGAATTTGTGGGTCAGATAAAGGCAAATGCAGAACTGCAGCCACTATTTGAAGTGATACAAAAGGACTGTACAGGAAGTACCATGAGCGAAACTAATATTATGGATCAAAGCTAA